The following proteins come from a genomic window of Sebaldella sp. S0638:
- a CDS encoding MgtC/SapB family protein, giving the protein MYNYILRIFLAVFVGAIIGYERERRNKPAGFITHTMVCMGACLVSVMQLMIFDDMTKLALSEPALREVIKIDTGRIIAQVISGVGFLGAGTIIQNQDKVSGITTAATLWVSACLGLIIGLGFYEIALVSSVLAIFILVIMTKFERKYINQNKRIRIFRKRDYIRSIKK; this is encoded by the coding sequence ATGTACAATTATATATTACGTATATTTCTTGCTGTATTTGTGGGGGCAATAATAGGATACGAAAGAGAAAGACGGAACAAACCGGCAGGATTCATAACTCATACAATGGTGTGCATGGGGGCATGTCTGGTTTCGGTTATGCAGCTTATGATCTTTGATGATATGACAAAGTTAGCCTTGAGTGAACCGGCATTGAGAGAAGTAATAAAAATAGACACAGGGAGAATAATAGCTCAGGTAATATCAGGAGTGGGATTTCTCGGGGCAGGGACTATTATACAAAATCAGGATAAAGTAAGCGGAATAACCACAGCAGCCACTCTTTGGGTAAGTGCTTGTCTTGGGCTTATAATAGGTCTTGGCTTTTATGAAATAGCACTGGTATCATCGGTTTTAGCTATATTCATACTGGTAATAATGACAAAATTCGAAAGAAAATACATAAATCAAAACAAGAGAATAAGGATTTTCAGAAAAAGGGATTATATACGCTCCATAAAAAAATAA